Proteins from one Bradyrhizobium roseum genomic window:
- a CDS encoding AfsR/SARP family transcriptional regulator — protein sequence MLSVSLFGASRVTSNSEQIWSDLGPAGRRLAGFLFTFPDRPHRRERLIDLFWPELDTERGRRAMNSAVWRLRKLLASAPEYQEGHSLRTVGPETILQRTPWLDVDTWALLHAARTALSGPEASLEPSRMKEVLAVLYRYEGPFLDGEDAEWILEERERLHSLFIQSAMIMVRHLGLCGYYHDAIRLARHALRFDPYREELVRHLLTLLALDERRIDAIRYYDHWIGLIRKELGISPLPATRAIIDEIRDLHNAENPQHLRARLIGRDEKHIFAV from the coding sequence GTGTTGAGCGTTAGCTTGTTCGGCGCCAGTCGCGTTACCAGTAACAGCGAACAGATATGGTCGGATCTCGGTCCAGCCGGGCGGCGATTGGCCGGATTCCTCTTCACCTTTCCGGATCGTCCGCATCGTCGTGAGCGGCTCATCGACTTGTTCTGGCCGGAGCTCGATACCGAACGGGGACGCCGAGCCATGAACTCCGCGGTCTGGCGGTTGCGGAAACTGCTTGCGTCCGCTCCCGAATACCAGGAGGGCCACAGTTTGAGGACCGTTGGCCCGGAGACCATCCTCCAGAGGACGCCGTGGCTCGACGTCGACACCTGGGCGTTGCTTCACGCCGCGCGGACCGCGCTCAGTGGGCCCGAAGCCTCTCTGGAACCATCGAGAATGAAGGAAGTCCTCGCGGTTCTCTACCGGTACGAGGGGCCGTTTCTGGACGGCGAAGATGCCGAATGGATTTTGGAAGAACGCGAGCGGTTGCACTCCCTTTTCATCCAGTCGGCCATGATCATGGTTCGTCATCTCGGGCTTTGTGGCTACTACCACGATGCGATCCGGCTCGCCCGTCATGCGCTGCGCTTCGATCCCTACCGTGAAGAGCTGGTTCGGCACCTGCTGACCCTGCTGGCGCTCGATGAAAGACGAATCGATGCCATCCGGTATTACGATCATTGGATCGGCCTGATCCGGAAGGAACTCGGCATTTCGCCGCTTCCGGCGACACGGGCGATCATCGATGAGATCCGGGACCTGCACAATGCCGAAAACCCCCAGCATCTGCGCGCGCGCCTGATCGGCCGCGACGAGAAGCATATTTTTGCAGTTTAG
- the clpB gene encoding ATP-dependent chaperone ClpB, translating into MNIEKYTERARGFIQSAQSLAVRDGHQQFSSLHVLKVLLDDSEGLAGGLIDRAGGNSRAILKATEEALNKLPKVSGSGAGQIYLAPDMARAFDAAEKAAEKAGDSFVTVERLLLGLSLEKNSAAGDILAKGGVTPQNLNSAVEALRKGRTADSATAENAYDALKKYARDLTQAARDGKLDPVIGRDEEIRRTIQVLSRRTKNNPVLIGEPGVGKTAIVEGLALRILNGDVPEGLKDKKLLSLDMGALIAGAKYRGEFEERLKAVLQEVTGAEGSIILFIDEMHTLVGAGKADGAMDASNLLKPALARGELHCIGATTLDEYRKHVEKDAALARRFQPVFVSEPTVEDTISILRGLKDKYEQHHGVRITDSALVAATTLSNRYITDRFLPDKAIDLMDEASARLKMQVDSKPEELDLMDREIIRLKIEQEALKKETDIGSKSRLQALEKELADLEEKSAALTSRWSAEKNKLSDAQKLKSELDALRIELANAQRRGEFQRAGELAYGQIPELEKRLETIEANESAGEMMEEAVTANHIAQVVSRWTGVPVDKMLEGEKDKLLKMENQLGRRVVGQAEAVRAVATAVRRSRAGLQDPHRPMGSFMFLGPTGVGKTELTKALAEYLFNDETAMVRLDMSEYMEKHSVSRLIGAPPGYVGYDEGGALTEAVRRRPYQVVLFDEIEKAHPDVFNVLLQVLDDGRLTDGQGRTVDFRNTLIIMTSNLGSEFLVNQPEGEDTSEVREQVMGMVRAHFRPEFLNRVDEIILFHRLQKSEMGRIVEIQFLRLQKLLEDRKITLTLDAAARDWLAAKGWDPAYGARPLKRVIQRSVQDPLAEMILAGEIADGDRVVISSEGNVLTFNGQAPQTAEIAQFEAPVPKRKLN; encoded by the coding sequence ATGAATATTGAAAAATACACCGAGCGGGCGCGCGGGTTCATCCAGTCAGCGCAATCGCTTGCCGTGCGCGACGGGCATCAGCAGTTTTCGTCGCTGCATGTCCTCAAGGTTCTGCTGGATGACAGCGAGGGATTGGCCGGCGGCCTGATCGACCGCGCCGGCGGCAACTCCCGCGCCATCCTCAAGGCCACCGAGGAGGCGCTCAACAAACTGCCAAAGGTTTCGGGAAGCGGCGCCGGGCAGATTTATCTCGCCCCAGATATGGCGCGCGCCTTCGACGCCGCGGAAAAGGCCGCCGAAAAGGCCGGCGACAGCTTTGTCACGGTAGAGCGGCTGCTGCTCGGACTCTCGCTCGAGAAGAACAGTGCGGCCGGCGACATTCTGGCCAAGGGCGGCGTCACGCCACAAAACCTCAATTCGGCGGTCGAAGCGCTGCGCAAGGGCCGCACGGCCGACAGCGCCACGGCGGAAAACGCCTATGATGCGCTGAAGAAATATGCCCGCGACCTGACCCAGGCCGCGCGCGACGGCAAGCTCGATCCCGTGATCGGCCGCGACGAGGAAATCCGCCGCACCATCCAGGTGCTTTCCCGCCGCACCAAGAACAATCCGGTGCTGATCGGCGAGCCCGGCGTCGGCAAGACCGCCATCGTCGAGGGCTTGGCGCTGCGCATCCTCAATGGCGACGTGCCGGAAGGCCTGAAGGACAAGAAGCTGCTCTCGCTCGACATGGGCGCGCTGATTGCGGGCGCCAAATACCGTGGCGAGTTCGAGGAGCGGCTGAAGGCGGTGCTGCAGGAAGTCACCGGGGCCGAAGGCTCGATCATCCTGTTCATCGACGAGATGCACACGTTGGTCGGCGCTGGCAAGGCCGACGGCGCGATGGACGCGTCCAACCTCTTGAAGCCCGCATTGGCGCGCGGCGAGCTGCACTGCATCGGCGCCACCACGCTCGACGAATACCGCAAGCATGTCGAAAAGGACGCGGCATTGGCGCGGCGCTTCCAGCCGGTGTTCGTCTCCGAGCCGACGGTCGAGGATACGATCTCGATCCTGCGCGGGCTGAAGGACAAATACGAGCAGCACCACGGCGTGCGCATCACCGATTCCGCGCTGGTCGCCGCGACCACGCTGTCGAACCGCTACATCACCGACCGCTTCCTGCCCGACAAGGCGATCGACCTGATGGACGAGGCGTCGGCGCGGCTGAAGATGCAGGTCGATTCCAAGCCTGAAGAACTCGATCTGATGGACCGCGAGATCATCCGCCTGAAGATCGAGCAGGAGGCGCTGAAGAAGGAAACCGACATTGGTTCCAAGAGCCGCCTGCAGGCGCTGGAAAAGGAACTGGCCGACCTCGAGGAAAAGTCGGCGGCGCTGACGTCGCGCTGGAGTGCGGAGAAGAACAAGCTCTCCGATGCCCAGAAGCTGAAAAGCGAGCTCGATGCGTTGCGCATCGAACTGGCGAACGCGCAACGCCGCGGTGAATTCCAGCGCGCGGGCGAACTGGCCTATGGCCAGATCCCGGAACTGGAGAAGCGGCTGGAAACCATCGAGGCCAACGAAAGCGCCGGCGAGATGATGGAGGAGGCGGTGACCGCCAACCACATCGCGCAGGTGGTGTCGCGCTGGACCGGCGTGCCCGTCGACAAGATGCTGGAGGGCGAAAAGGACAAGCTCCTCAAGATGGAGAACCAGCTCGGCCGCCGCGTGGTCGGCCAGGCCGAAGCCGTCCGCGCGGTGGCGACCGCGGTGCGCCGTTCGCGCGCCGGCCTGCAGGACCCGCACCGCCCGATGGGCTCCTTCATGTTCTTGGGACCGACCGGTGTCGGCAAGACCGAGCTGACAAAGGCGCTGGCGGAATACCTGTTCAACGACGAGACCGCGATGGTCCGCCTCGACATGTCCGAATACATGGAGAAGCACTCGGTATCGCGGCTGATCGGCGCGCCTCCCGGCTATGTCGGCTATGACGAGGGCGGGGCGCTCACCGAAGCGGTGCGGCGCCGGCCTTATCAAGTCGTGCTGTTCGACGAGATCGAGAAGGCGCATCCGGACGTCTTCAACGTGCTGCTGCAGGTGCTCGACGACGGCCGCCTGACCGACGGCCAGGGCCGCACCGTTGACTTCCGCAACACGCTGATCATCATGACCTCGAACCTCGGTTCGGAATTCCTCGTGAACCAGCCGGAAGGCGAGGATACGTCTGAAGTGCGCGAGCAGGTGATGGGGATGGTGCGGGCGCATTTCCGCCCCGAATTCCTCAACCGCGTCGACGAGATCATCCTGTTCCACCGCCTGCAGAAGAGCGAGATGGGCCGGATCGTCGAGATCCAGTTCCTGCGGCTGCAGAAGCTGCTGGAGGATCGCAAGATCACGCTGACGCTGGATGCGGCGGCCCGCGACTGGCTGGCGGCCAAGGGCTGGGATCCGGCCTACGGCGCACGCCCCCTGAAACGGGTAATCCAGCGCAGCGTGCAGGACCCGCTGGCCGAGATGATCCTGGCCGGCGAGATCGCCGACGGCGACCGCGTCGTGATCTCGAGCGAAGGCAACGTGCTGACCTTCAACGGCCAGGCGCCGCAGACCGCCGAGATCGCGCAGTTCGAAGCGCCGGTGCCGAAGCGTAAGCTGAACTGA
- a CDS encoding MOSC domain-containing protein, whose product MDTTSSARIAGIYRYPVKGLTPEQLGRAELKPGQTLLADRRYAIENGPSGFDPAQPKWLPKPNFLMLMRDEWLAGLHTRFDDATNVLSINHNGRVVAEGNLATPEGRRTIEEFFASTYPDLIRGPPQVLESPGHSFSDVARKVVSIINLASVRAVETMVGARVHPLRFRANLYVEGWPAWHEFELIDRMLAIGNVRLKVVKRIVRCAAVNVDPDTAQRDLAIPQALQRRLGHADCGIYAEVVEGGSIATDDTIAVEQPTLL is encoded by the coding sequence ATGGACACGACCTCCTCCGCCCGGATCGCCGGGATCTACCGCTACCCCGTCAAAGGCCTGACCCCGGAACAGCTCGGCCGCGCCGAGCTCAAACCCGGCCAGACGCTGCTGGCCGACCGCCGTTACGCCATCGAAAACGGCCCTTCGGGCTTCGACCCGGCCCAGCCGAAATGGCTGCCAAAGCCGAACTTCCTGATGCTGATGCGGGACGAGTGGCTGGCCGGCCTGCACACCCGGTTCGACGATGCGACCAACGTCCTTTCGATCAACCACAACGGCCGGGTGGTGGCCGAGGGCAACCTCGCAACCCCCGAGGGCCGGCGGACGATTGAAGAGTTCTTTGCTTCAACCTATCCGGACCTGATCAGGGGTCCGCCACAAGTGCTGGAAAGCCCCGGCCACAGTTTTTCGGATGTCGCCCGCAAGGTCGTCTCCATCATCAATCTCGCCAGCGTCCGCGCCGTCGAGACGATGGTGGGCGCGAGGGTCCATCCGCTGCGCTTTCGCGCCAACCTCTATGTCGAGGGCTGGCCCGCCTGGCACGAATTCGAACTCATCGACCGCATGCTGGCAATCGGCAATGTAAGGCTGAAGGTCGTGAAGCGCATCGTCCGCTGCGCCGCCGTCAATGTCGATCCCGACACCGCCCAGCGCGACCTTGCCATCCCCCAGGCGCTGCAGCGCCGGCTCGGCCACGCCGATTGCGGGATCTACGCCGAGGTGGTCGAAGGCGGCAGCATTGCTACGGACGATACGATCGCGGTGGAGCAGCCGACGTTGCTTTAG
- a CDS encoding phosphatase PAP2-related protein, which yields MDGPEHAARRTQRDGAVPVHPRRVRGAYPHGAPSPIEQQQPAPFFHSIFYGGDVFFSGHNGIPFLATLAFWHIPQWRTFHLALTTFFGPVVLLGHYHYAIDVPAALFITHGVFQVSCCLFARDDTLFRW from the coding sequence GTGGACGGGCCTGAGCATGCCGCCCGCCGCACTCAGCGCGATGGCGCGGTTCCGGTTCATCCGCGCCGTGTTCGTGGCGCTTACCCACATGGCGCGCCGTCGCCGATCGAACAGCAGCAACCGGCGCCATTCTTTCACTCGATCTTCTACGGCGGCGACGTGTTCTTCTCCGGCCACAACGGCATACCGTTTCTCGCCACGCTGGCGTTCTGGCATATCCCGCAATGGCGGACGTTCCATCTGGCGCTGACCACTTTTTTCGGTCCGGTCGTGCTACTCGGCCACTATCACTACGCGATCGACGTGCCGGCCGCGCTGTTCATCACCCATGGCGTTTTTCAGGTGTCGTGCTGTCTGTTCGCCCGCGATGACACGCTGTTTCGCTGGTAG
- a CDS encoding J domain-containing protein has protein sequence MKTLYDLLEALPDDDADGLRAAFRKAAKANHPDFNPGNPEASERFRRIIRANAILSDQQQRAEYDRLLELAKKQQASPPPPKRRSLLGTFRRLAADATTSAIVSVVLIGGYFAYRSAERLPLASAQAVEIARIEPTQTVAVAPAEAADASNQTEERTRPQSVEANNSEQDVNQQVASKSAKPEAPALVTDGAASANAFTSPPGDNGTKDIAFYRERGMRAYRSGELYLALANFGVAIDLDPGSPESYIDRGIVFHRLGDLKRALSDIAEAKRLDDLNRKQYAPQVGAP, from the coding sequence ATGAAGACGCTCTACGATCTGCTCGAGGCACTTCCGGACGACGATGCCGACGGCCTGAGGGCCGCGTTCCGCAAGGCAGCCAAGGCGAACCATCCTGATTTCAATCCCGGTAACCCGGAAGCATCGGAACGATTCAGGCGTATCATTCGCGCCAACGCGATCCTGAGCGATCAACAGCAGCGCGCCGAGTATGACCGACTGCTCGAACTCGCGAAGAAACAGCAAGCCTCCCCGCCCCCACCCAAGCGCCGCTCCCTTTTAGGCACGTTCCGCCGGTTGGCCGCAGACGCCACCACAAGCGCAATCGTCTCCGTCGTGCTGATCGGGGGCTACTTCGCCTACCGCTCCGCCGAAAGATTGCCGCTCGCGTCGGCGCAGGCGGTCGAAATCGCCAGAATTGAACCGACGCAGACCGTCGCCGTCGCGCCCGCCGAAGCCGCCGACGCATCCAACCAGACCGAAGAACGCACCAGGCCTCAAAGCGTCGAAGCGAACAACTCTGAGCAGGACGTCAACCAGCAGGTGGCCAGCAAGTCGGCAAAGCCGGAGGCTCCCGCGTTGGTTACCGATGGCGCCGCCTCCGCCAACGCCTTTACGTCCCCGCCCGGCGACAATGGGACCAAAGACATCGCGTTTTATCGCGAACGCGGCATGCGGGCCTATCGCAGCGGGGAACTCTATCTGGCGCTGGCGAATTTCGGCGTCGCGATCGACCTCGACCCCGGCTCGCCGGAGTCCTACATCGATCGCGGTATTGTCTTCCATCGCCTGGGCGACCTGAAGCGCGCGCTGTCCGATATCGCCGAGGCCAAGCGCCTCGATGATCTGAATCGAAAGCAGTACGCCCCGCAGGTCGGCGCACCCTGA
- a CDS encoding TIGR02594 family protein, which produces MHQLFAFRRSLRFIALALCSASIVVFVSPASARPHHNSGRYARAYHTGHHVKHHHAHRDHRHAVRMSRWKRGAQQMQAGGFAETNPSYMVEGPGMTAPGGFVASNTAATPRVERSRRARLRHSAEASRWEHGVAQMQARGLANANASVGPDATVTPSGGATASGFSSSNVVAEARKYLGGNPTGRGRLWCARFANMVLQQSGYRGTGSDMASSFAKYGQRVSGPQVGAIAVMTRGRRGGHVGIITGIDASGNPIMISGNNGNRVREAPVSRGRIYAYVMPTS; this is translated from the coding sequence ATGCATCAGTTGTTTGCGTTTCGCCGGTCGCTTCGTTTCATCGCACTGGCACTGTGTTCGGCGTCCATCGTCGTATTTGTCTCTCCGGCTTCGGCACGGCCTCATCATAACTCAGGGCGGTACGCCCGGGCCTATCACACTGGCCATCACGTCAAGCACCATCACGCCCATCGTGACCATCGCCACGCAGTGCGGATGTCGCGTTGGAAGCGTGGCGCGCAGCAGATGCAGGCTGGCGGTTTCGCCGAGACCAACCCGAGCTACATGGTGGAGGGCCCCGGGATGACGGCGCCCGGCGGGTTCGTAGCGTCCAACACTGCCGCGACGCCGCGCGTCGAACGTAGTCGCCGTGCCCGGCTCCGCCATAGTGCGGAAGCCTCTCGCTGGGAGCATGGGGTCGCGCAAATGCAGGCGCGCGGCCTCGCCAATGCCAACGCCAGCGTCGGGCCCGACGCGACCGTGACGCCGTCCGGCGGCGCGACGGCCTCCGGCTTCTCCTCATCGAATGTGGTTGCGGAAGCGCGCAAATATCTCGGCGGCAACCCGACGGGACGCGGAAGGCTATGGTGCGCGCGGTTTGCGAACATGGTCCTGCAGCAATCCGGTTATCGCGGCACCGGCTCGGACATGGCGAGTTCATTTGCCAAATACGGCCAGCGCGTTTCCGGCCCGCAGGTCGGCGCCATCGCGGTAATGACGCGCGGCCGGCGCGGCGGCCATGTCGGCATCATTACCGGCATCGACGCCTCCGGAAATCCGATCATGATCTCCGGCAACAACGGCAATCGCGTCCGGGAAGCCCCGGTGTCGCGCGGCAGGATCTACGCCTACGTCATGCCGACGAGCTGA
- a CDS encoding alpha/beta fold hydrolase, whose product MPHAVARDSVRLHYEEAGSGTPIIFLHEFAADHTNWEPQMRYFSRGHRCIAYSARGYTPSDVPPDAGVYTYKHFYSDALAVLDHLGIAKAHLVGLSMGSYSSLQIGLNAPERALSMTLAAVGSGSDLENLDAFRAQCRANAEQYETIGSFEVAKLTREAPSRIPFLLKDPRGHADFYAALARHDAKGSANTMRGFQGGRPSIYTMTDAIRKVPTPALILCGDEDDNCVGPSLFLKQHLPAAGLSFFPKSGHVLNLEEPALFNGMVERFIALVEAGRWPVRDPRSLVKAAV is encoded by the coding sequence ATGCCGCATGCCGTCGCCAGGGATAGCGTTCGACTGCACTATGAGGAGGCGGGCAGCGGCACCCCGATCATCTTCCTGCACGAGTTCGCGGCCGACCACACCAACTGGGAGCCGCAGATGCGCTATTTTTCGCGCGGCCACCGCTGCATCGCCTATTCGGCGCGCGGCTATACGCCGTCCGACGTGCCGCCCGACGCCGGCGTCTACACCTACAAACATTTCTATAGCGACGCGCTCGCCGTGCTCGACCATCTCGGCATTGCCAAGGCGCACTTGGTTGGCCTGTCGATGGGCTCCTATTCGTCGCTCCAGATCGGCCTCAACGCCCCGGAGCGGGCGCTGTCGATGACGCTGGCCGCCGTCGGCTCCGGATCTGACCTGGAAAACCTCGACGCCTTCCGCGCGCAATGCCGCGCCAATGCCGAGCAGTATGAGACGATCGGCTCATTTGAAGTCGCGAAGCTGACGCGCGAGGCGCCAAGCCGCATTCCGTTCCTGCTGAAGGATCCGCGCGGTCATGCCGATTTCTACGCTGCGCTGGCGCGGCATGACGCAAAAGGCTCGGCCAACACCATGCGCGGCTTCCAGGGCGGACGCCCGTCGATCTACACCATGACGGACGCGATACGGAAGGTGCCGACACCGGCACTGATCCTGTGCGGCGACGAGGACGACAATTGCGTCGGGCCGAGCCTGTTCCTGAAGCAGCACCTGCCGGCGGCGGGTCTGTCGTTCTTCCCGAAGTCCGGCCACGTGCTCAACCTGGAAGAGCCGGCGCTGTTCAACGGGATGGTCGAGCGCTTCATCGCGCTGGTCGAGGCCGGACGATGGCCGGTGCGCGATCCGAGGTCGTTGGTGAAGGCGGCGGTCTAA
- the ftrA gene encoding transcriptional regulator FtrA — protein MPSKTQPGPSVRSGRSKSRREDGPRVVAVVAYDGVSTFELGLTLEVFGLSRLGTDWYRVVVCSERPGRPLTANNGLKVIADGGLSVLAGADTIIVPGSRDIVEASPALLDALRRAHRRGARVASICAGAFILAAAGLLDGRRATTHWALTTELSRRYPRVEVDANVLYVDDGDVMTAAGRAAGLDLCLHIVRSDHGTDIANRVARRLVIAPHREGGQAQYIRQPVPPVEGDALASVFDWAQRHLDRDLTIASLAAKARMSRRTFIRRFEDATGMSPGEWVVQTRVAKARELLEATRIPIERVATETGFGSADAMRHHFRQRLGTSPANYRAVFRAPVN, from the coding sequence ATGCCAAGCAAGACGCAGCCGGGTCCGTCGGTCCGCTCAGGTCGCTCCAAATCCCGCAGGGAAGACGGCCCACGCGTCGTAGCGGTGGTGGCCTATGACGGCGTCAGCACCTTCGAACTCGGCCTGACGCTGGAGGTGTTCGGTCTGTCGAGGTTGGGTACGGACTGGTATCGCGTCGTGGTGTGCTCGGAGCGGCCGGGACGTCCGCTGACGGCCAACAACGGCCTCAAGGTGATCGCCGACGGCGGCTTGAGCGTATTGGCCGGCGCCGATACCATCATCGTGCCGGGATCGCGCGATATCGTCGAAGCCTCGCCCGCGCTGCTCGACGCGCTGCGGCGGGCGCACCGGCGCGGCGCGCGCGTGGCTTCGATCTGCGCGGGCGCCTTTATCCTCGCCGCCGCCGGCCTGCTCGACGGAAGGCGCGCCACCACGCACTGGGCGCTTACCACTGAGTTGTCACGCCGCTATCCGCGGGTGGAGGTCGATGCCAACGTGCTCTATGTCGATGATGGCGACGTCATGACGGCGGCCGGCCGCGCGGCGGGGCTAGACCTCTGTCTGCATATCGTGCGCAGCGATCATGGCACTGATATCGCCAACCGGGTGGCGCGGCGGCTGGTCATTGCGCCGCATCGCGAAGGAGGGCAGGCGCAATACATCCGTCAGCCGGTCCCGCCGGTCGAAGGCGACGCGCTCGCCTCCGTATTCGACTGGGCGCAGCGCCATCTCGACCGCGACCTGACGATTGCGAGCCTCGCTGCCAAGGCACGGATGAGCCGGCGCACCTTCATCCGTCGTTTTGAGGATGCCACGGGAATGTCGCCCGGTGAATGGGTGGTGCAGACGCGCGTCGCGAAGGCGCGCGAATTGCTGGAAGCCACGCGGATTCCGATCGAACGCGTCGCGACCGAGACCGGTTTCGGCTCTGCCGACGCCATGCGGCATCATTTCCGGCAGCGGCTCGGCACCAGCCCGGCGAACTACCGGGCTGTGTTCCGCGCACCGGTCAACTGA
- a CDS encoding carbon-nitrogen hydrolase family protein yields the protein MTFLVATCEFPDRADQADAMWQRLAAEFGSSPVDLLVLPELAGVDSFWTSPTFDEAVWRQALATHAKLEEHLRPIRAKRIVGTRAIAEGEKRWNETYLWTPERGLVRGRAKALLPQQEGGWEETWFDRGLRYPEAVRDGEFCFSEMVCTELMVSTAARGLGQSGVQVIAAPRATGGLPRWEIASRMAAIASGAFVVTANRHGGGLAGGSWIVGPDGDILSRTNVGTPIVSCEIDLALVAAARLTYPRNVRD from the coding sequence ATGACTTTTCTGGTGGCAACCTGCGAATTCCCCGACCGGGCCGATCAGGCCGACGCGATGTGGCAGCGCCTTGCAGCCGAGTTCGGAAGCTCTCCGGTCGATCTGCTGGTCCTGCCCGAACTCGCCGGCGTCGACAGTTTCTGGACCAGCCCCACCTTCGATGAAGCGGTCTGGCGTCAGGCCCTCGCGACACATGCGAAGCTTGAGGAGCACCTGCGGCCTATTCGTGCGAAGCGCATCGTGGGAACGCGCGCCATTGCTGAAGGCGAAAAGCGATGGAACGAGACGTATCTGTGGACGCCGGAGCGCGGTCTGGTCCGCGGCCGGGCCAAGGCGCTGTTGCCGCAGCAGGAGGGCGGCTGGGAAGAAACCTGGTTCGACCGAGGTTTGCGCTATCCAGAAGCCGTGCGCGATGGCGAGTTCTGCTTCAGCGAAATGGTGTGCACCGAACTCATGGTGAGCACCGCCGCACGCGGTCTGGGACAATCGGGCGTACAGGTGATCGCCGCGCCGCGCGCGACCGGGGGCCTCCCGCGCTGGGAAATCGCCTCGCGCATGGCGGCCATCGCGTCAGGCGCGTTCGTGGTGACGGCCAACCGCCATGGCGGAGGACTTGCGGGCGGCAGCTGGATCGTCGGGCCCGACGGCGACATCCTCTCGCGCACCAACGTCGGTACCCCGATCGTCAGTTGCGAGATCGATCTCGCTTTGGTCGCCGCCGCGCGACTCACCTATCCGCGCAATGTGAGGGATTGA
- a CDS encoding MBL fold metallo-hydrolase gives MKLRLMRNATLKLEIQGRIVLIDPFFAPKGSRPSFTGRAPNPLVELPATPEEILDGVELVVVSHLHADHFDPVAQSLVPKYLPLICRPGDEHQIRSYGFNDVMALAKAIDWNGIRLQRREGSHGLGPVVQKMGPVMGFSIAAKGEPTVYWAGDTVLYPPVETTIRDTRPEIIIIHACGARWDGDLIVMDAAEAVATCRLAPDATVIATHMESLDHATVSRGELRRHATAQGISPEQLLIPQDGETLQLISRRD, from the coding sequence ATGAAACTACGGCTGATGCGCAACGCGACTCTGAAGCTGGAGATCCAGGGCCGGATCGTCCTGATCGATCCGTTCTTTGCTCCGAAAGGATCGCGGCCGTCCTTCACCGGGCGCGCGCCCAACCCGCTGGTCGAACTGCCGGCAACCCCGGAAGAAATCCTCGACGGCGTCGAGCTTGTCGTGGTCTCGCATCTGCATGCCGATCATTTCGATCCGGTGGCGCAATCCCTGGTGCCAAAATATCTTCCGCTGATCTGCCGGCCGGGCGACGAGCACCAGATCCGGTCGTACGGGTTCAACGACGTCATGGCACTCGCCAAAGCCATCGATTGGAACGGCATTCGCCTCCAGCGCCGCGAGGGCAGTCATGGGCTGGGACCAGTCGTGCAGAAAATGGGACCGGTGATGGGGTTCAGCATCGCGGCAAAGGGCGAGCCGACGGTCTACTGGGCCGGCGACACCGTGCTCTACCCGCCGGTCGAAACCACCATCAGGGACACCAGGCCCGAGATCATCATCATTCACGCCTGCGGGGCGCGATGGGACGGCGATCTGATCGTGATGGACGCGGCGGAAGCCGTCGCGACCTGCCGGCTGGCGCCTGACGCCACCGTGATCGCGACCCACATGGAATCGCTCGACCATGCCACCGTTTCCCGCGGCGAACTGCGGCGGCATGCGACAGCGCAGGGCATCTCGCCGGAGCAACTTTTGATACCGCAGGACGGAGAGACACTGCAGTTGATATCGCGGCGCGATTGA
- the metW gene encoding methionine biosynthesis protein MetW codes for MAFQEQALPLGGIAPDRTGKYRTDHLLVAEMIPAGSKVLDVGCGDGELLQLLESRGIDGRGIEISREGVNRGVARGLAVVQGDADTDLVNYPDDAFDYVILSQTLQATRQPKVVLENLLRIGRRAIVSFPNFGFWKMRLQLLVGGHMPRTENLPATWYDTPNIHFCTIKDFVQLCDEINVKMERAVALDLYGRPVPLTLPWWVWNMFGEQGVFLLSRGGVGK; via the coding sequence ATGGCGTTTCAGGAACAGGCCTTGCCGCTCGGTGGCATCGCGCCCGACCGCACGGGCAAGTATCGCACCGATCATCTGCTGGTCGCCGAAATGATCCCGGCCGGCTCAAAAGTGCTCGACGTCGGCTGCGGCGATGGCGAACTGCTGCAATTGCTGGAAAGCCGCGGCATCGACGGTCGCGGCATCGAGATCTCGCGCGAAGGCGTCAATCGCGGCGTCGCCAGGGGGCTGGCGGTGGTGCAGGGCGACGCCGACACTGACCTCGTCAACTATCCGGACGACGCCTTCGACTACGTGATCCTCTCGCAGACGCTCCAGGCGACGCGGCAGCCGAAGGTCGTGCTGGAAAACCTGCTGCGCATCGGCCGGCGCGCCATCGTGTCGTTTCCAAATTTCGGCTTCTGGAAGATGCGGTTGCAATTGCTGGTCGGCGGGCACATGCCGCGCACCGAAAATCTGCCGGCCACCTGGTACGACACGCCAAACATCCATTTCTGCACGATCAAGGATTTCGTGCAGCTTTGCGACGAGATCAACGTCAAGATGGAGCGTGCGGTCGCACTCGATCTCTACGGCCGTCCGGTGCCGCTGACGCTGCCATGGTGGGTGTGGAATATGTTCGGCGAGCAGGGCGTATTCCTGCTCAGCCGGGGCGGTGTGGGAAAGTAA